From one Paeniglutamicibacter psychrophenolicus genomic stretch:
- a CDS encoding macrolide 2'-phosphotransferase, whose amino-acid sequence MKRSPMELAAIATAAVPGLAPTGVASLPDDGNDFDSVLIVDAAKNRWRVRSPRHEEASMRLESELAALRAFSAGIRASLPFQLPSVAGTVRQGPLRTFVYNHLPGKQFSLEDLVSQGSRCARDLGAVMAAIHSMPASAIDRADLPSYTAEQVRQRRLNELDAAATTGMIPSRLLRRWEHALEDVALWRFNATVIHGDLHEDQLLVQDAKVVAVTGWTDLQVGDPADDFAWLAAVHEQSFAEAAFESYVAVRGDRADPHIMRRAALAAEFALAQWLVKAIAGGDAQRIAEAKVMLEELDHDIAEYGGQPISVVEPPRAARPEPANAPPEPVPSAERVTVSGIEIADDAASDSAASDEAPAANPAEPETSAMRILPSPVSAAPAPPSSPPVPAAAPVQPASAPAAPKEPVPGPVAATATGSEASAPVAANSDGPKAPVAADPSDPSDRKDGDKDGHKERTDKDAAGTDTEDVPASGSEAAAAEPETSAIPIQKLEKQ is encoded by the coding sequence GTGAAACGCTCTCCCATGGAACTCGCTGCCATCGCCACCGCTGCGGTCCCCGGCTTGGCGCCCACGGGCGTGGCCTCGTTGCCGGACGACGGCAATGATTTCGACTCGGTGCTCATTGTCGACGCCGCCAAGAACCGCTGGCGCGTGCGCTCCCCCCGACACGAGGAAGCGTCGATGCGCCTGGAATCGGAATTGGCCGCGCTGCGCGCCTTCTCCGCCGGCATCCGCGCCTCGCTGCCCTTCCAGCTGCCGTCCGTCGCCGGAACCGTGCGGCAGGGTCCGCTGCGCACCTTCGTCTACAACCACCTGCCCGGCAAGCAGTTCTCCCTGGAGGATCTCGTGTCGCAGGGTTCGCGCTGCGCCCGGGACCTGGGCGCCGTGATGGCCGCGATCCACTCGATGCCTGCCTCGGCCATCGACCGCGCGGATTTGCCCTCCTACACCGCCGAGCAGGTGCGCCAGCGCCGGCTCAACGAGCTCGACGCCGCGGCCACCACCGGCATGATTCCCTCGCGGCTGCTGCGGCGCTGGGAACACGCGCTGGAGGACGTGGCGCTGTGGCGCTTCAACGCCACCGTGATCCACGGGGACCTGCACGAGGACCAGCTCCTGGTCCAGGATGCCAAGGTCGTGGCGGTCACCGGCTGGACGGACCTGCAGGTCGGGGACCCGGCCGACGACTTCGCCTGGCTGGCGGCGGTGCACGAGCAGTCCTTTGCCGAGGCCGCCTTTGAAAGCTACGTCGCGGTGCGGGGGGACCGCGCCGATCCGCACATCATGCGCCGTGCCGCGCTGGCCGCCGAGTTCGCCCTGGCCCAGTGGCTGGTCAAGGCCATTGCCGGGGGCGACGCGCAGCGCATCGCCGAGGCCAAGGTCATGCTCGAGGAGCTCGACCACGACATCGCCGAGTACGGCGGCCAGCCCATCTCCGTGGTGGAACCGCCGCGTGCGGCCCGCCCCGAGCCCGCGAACGCACCGCCCGAACCGGTTCCCTCCGCCGAACGCGTCACCGTCTCCGGCATCGAAATCGCCGACGACGCAGCTTCCGACAGCGCAGCTTCCGACGAGGCGCCCGCGGCAAACCCCGCGGAGCCGGAAACCTCCGCCATGAGGATCCTGCCCTCCCCCGTGAGCGCCGCGCCGGCCCCTCCGTCGTCCCCGCCGGTCCCGGCCGCAGCCCCGGTGCAGCCGGCCAGTGCACCGGCGGCTCCCAAGGAACCCGTGCCCGGTCCCGTTGCCGCCACGGCCACGGGATCCGAGGCTTCGGCACCCGTGGCCGCGAACTCCGATGGCCCGAAGGCGCCCGTCGCCGCGGACCCATCGGACCCATCGGACCGCAAGGATGGCGACAAAGACGGCCACAAGGAGCGCACGGACAAGGACGCGGCAGGAACGGACACGGAAGATGTCCCGGCGTCCGGATCCGAGGCAGCGGCAGCGGAACCCGAGACTTCCGCGATCCCGATCCAAAAGCTCGAAAAGCAGTAG
- the nudC gene encoding NAD(+) diphosphatase, producing MSDTVQQPVTSHPELGALPLARTAIDRGCERRTRAGWLDGLRADPETRHLVMIGGRARVLDGELVLLEGSQVPADGTEIYLGADGSTEIVLHSFAEAPAAADGAPGTAATHPEQWLGLRDVAAGLGARDAGLFVEAVAIANWNHTMNFCPGCGGKLELRDSGWVKHCPAEGIEHFPRTDPAVIVAITDEDDRLLLGANKAWGGTRFSTLAGFVEPGESLESAVIREVAEESGVIVQNPRYMGSQPWPFPRSLMLGFTATATGTELLPDGVEIIDLRWFTREQLAAEVRSGAIAVPSGASIASALIEHWFGGVLPEPERLEN from the coding sequence ATGAGTGATACCGTGCAGCAACCCGTGACCAGCCACCCCGAGCTAGGGGCCCTGCCCCTGGCCCGCACCGCCATCGACCGCGGCTGCGAACGACGTACCCGGGCCGGCTGGCTCGACGGGCTGCGCGCGGATCCCGAAACCCGGCACCTGGTGATGATCGGCGGCCGCGCCCGGGTGCTCGACGGGGAACTGGTGCTGCTTGAAGGCTCGCAGGTGCCGGCCGACGGGACCGAGATCTACCTGGGCGCGGACGGCAGCACCGAAATCGTGCTGCATTCCTTCGCAGAGGCCCCGGCCGCGGCCGACGGTGCCCCGGGCACTGCCGCCACCCACCCGGAGCAGTGGCTGGGCCTGCGCGATGTCGCCGCCGGGCTGGGCGCGCGCGATGCCGGGCTCTTCGTCGAGGCCGTGGCCATCGCCAACTGGAACCACACGATGAACTTCTGCCCGGGCTGCGGCGGGAAGCTGGAATTGCGCGACTCCGGCTGGGTCAAGCACTGTCCCGCGGAAGGCATCGAGCACTTCCCGCGCACCGACCCGGCCGTCATCGTGGCCATCACCGATGAGGACGACCGGCTGCTGCTGGGCGCCAACAAGGCCTGGGGCGGCACCCGCTTCTCCACCCTGGCCGGGTTCGTCGAGCCCGGGGAATCCCTGGAATCCGCGGTCATCCGCGAGGTCGCCGAGGAATCCGGGGTCATCGTGCAAAACCCCCGCTACATGGGCTCCCAGCCCTGGCCCTTCCCGCGCTCGTTGATGCTGGGGTTCACCGCCACCGCGACGGGCACCGAACTGTTGCCCGACGGGGTGGAAATCATCGACCTGCGCTGGTTCACCCGCGAACAGCTGGCCGCCGAAGTCCGCTCCGGCGCCATCGCGGTGCCCTCGGGCGCCTCGATCGCCAGCGCCCTGATCGAACACTGGTTCGGCGGCGTGCTGCCCGAACCCGAACGCCTGGAAAACTAG
- a CDS encoding ATP-dependent DNA helicase UvrD2, producing MGEATGTSALEDRILGGLDDEQRMVATTLRGPLCVLAGAGTGKTRAITHRIAYGVHTGVYKPSSMLAVTFTARAAAEMRSRLRELGAGAVQTRTFHAAALRQLQYFWPQAIGGNLPNIVDYKAPLITEAARRLRTNADRATVRDLASEIEWAKVSMLTPESYVAAAAAAERGTPGGLDTTTVARIFQSYEDVKTDRQYIDFEDVLLLTVAILEDDERVAASVREQYRHFVVDEYQDVSPLQQRLLDLWLGGRDELCVVGDASQTIYSFTGATPRHLLDFTARYEHAPVVKLVRDYRSTPQVVHLANRVLAARRPEPGVPDRDHPWPTPLELIAQRENGPEPSFFEAKDDEAEAAEIAARIKKLIAAGTPAAEIAILYRTNGQSAAYEQALASAGVGYLLRGGERFFARREVRDAMLQLRSAARHATTEADGDPVPKLTRDILVSLGYSATAPAASGAVREKWESLSALVALADEMAEARAGAETPFTLGLFVAELEERAASQHAPTLQGVTLASLHAAKGLEWDAVFLVGLSEGLMPISFADDQAGYDEERRLLYVGITRARMHLGLSWSLARTPGGRANRRPSRFLDGLRPAGTSSVASAPRATRRRAPAGPPMCRVCGTLLTSATERKLGRCGNCPAGYDEAVFESLRAWRLSVAQANSLPAFVIFTDATLMAIAEAKPSGLSDLGRVSGVGKGKLERYGEAVLAILGGETPD from the coding sequence ATGGGCGAAGCAACCGGAACCAGCGCCCTGGAGGACCGGATCCTCGGCGGGCTGGACGATGAACAGCGCATGGTGGCCACGACGCTGCGCGGACCGCTGTGCGTGCTGGCCGGGGCCGGCACCGGCAAGACCCGCGCCATCACCCACCGCATCGCCTACGGCGTGCACACCGGGGTGTACAAGCCCTCCTCGATGCTCGCGGTGACCTTCACCGCCCGGGCCGCTGCGGAGATGCGCTCGAGGCTGCGCGAACTGGGCGCCGGGGCCGTGCAGACCCGCACCTTCCACGCCGCCGCGCTGCGCCAGCTGCAATACTTCTGGCCGCAGGCCATCGGCGGGAACCTGCCCAACATCGTGGACTACAAGGCGCCGCTGATCACCGAGGCGGCACGCCGGCTGCGCACCAACGCGGACCGCGCCACGGTGCGCGATTTGGCCAGCGAGATCGAATGGGCGAAGGTCTCGATGCTGACCCCCGAGTCCTACGTCGCCGCCGCCGCGGCAGCCGAGCGCGGGACCCCCGGCGGGCTGGACACCACCACCGTCGCGCGGATCTTCCAGTCCTACGAGGATGTGAAGACCGATAGGCAGTACATCGACTTCGAGGACGTGTTGCTGCTGACCGTCGCGATCCTGGAGGACGACGAGCGGGTCGCGGCCTCGGTGCGCGAACAGTACCGGCACTTCGTGGTCGACGAGTACCAGGACGTTTCCCCGCTGCAGCAGCGCCTGCTGGATCTGTGGCTCGGCGGGCGCGACGAGCTGTGCGTGGTGGGAGACGCCTCGCAGACCATCTACTCCTTCACCGGCGCCACGCCGCGGCACCTTCTGGACTTCACCGCGCGCTACGAGCACGCCCCGGTGGTCAAGCTGGTGCGCGACTACCGTTCCACCCCGCAGGTGGTGCACCTGGCCAACCGGGTGCTTGCCGCCCGCCGCCCCGAGCCCGGGGTCCCGGACCGCGACCACCCCTGGCCCACGCCGCTGGAACTGATCGCCCAGCGCGAGAACGGCCCGGAGCCGAGCTTCTTCGAGGCGAAGGACGACGAGGCCGAGGCCGCGGAGATCGCCGCGCGCATCAAGAAGCTCATCGCGGCCGGGACCCCCGCGGCGGAAATCGCGATCCTGTACCGGACCAACGGGCAGTCCGCCGCCTATGAGCAGGCACTGGCCTCCGCCGGGGTCGGCTACCTGCTGCGCGGCGGGGAGCGCTTCTTCGCCAGGCGCGAGGTCCGCGACGCGATGCTGCAATTGCGCTCCGCGGCCCGCCACGCCACCACCGAGGCCGACGGCGACCCGGTCCCGAAGCTGACCCGCGACATCCTGGTGTCCCTGGGCTACAGCGCCACGGCCCCGGCCGCCTCCGGCGCGGTGCGCGAGAAGTGGGAGTCGCTCTCCGCCCTGGTGGCGCTCGCCGACGAGATGGCCGAGGCGCGCGCCGGGGCCGAGACCCCGTTCACCCTGGGGCTCTTCGTCGCCGAGTTGGAGGAGCGCGCCGCCAGCCAGCACGCACCGACGCTGCAGGGCGTCACGCTGGCCTCGCTGCACGCGGCCAAGGGCCTGGAATGGGACGCGGTGTTCCTGGTCGGGCTCTCCGAGGGGCTGATGCCGATCTCCTTCGCCGACGACCAGGCCGGGTACGACGAGGAACGCCGCCTGCTCTACGTGGGCATCACCCGCGCCCGCATGCACCTGGGGCTGTCCTGGTCCCTGGCCCGCACCCCCGGGGGACGGGCCAACCGGCGGCCCTCGCGCTTCCTGGACGGGCTGCGCCCGGCGGGAACCTCTTCGGTGGCTTCGGCCCCGCGGGCCACCCGGCGACGGGCCCCGGCCGGCCCGCCGATGTGCCGGGTCTGCGGCACGCTGCTGACGTCCGCCACCGAGCGGAAGCTGGGCCGCTGCGGGAACTGCCCCGCCGGATACGACGAGGCCGTGTTCGAATCCCTGCGCGCCTGGCGGCTGTCGGTGGCCCAGGCCAACTCGCTTCCGGCCTTCGTGATCTTCACCGATGCGACGCTGATGGCGATCGCCGAGGCGAAGCCCTCCGGGCTCTCGGACCTGGGCCGGGTCTCGGGGGTCGGCAAGGGCAAGCTGGAGCGCTACGGCGAAGCGGTGCTGGCGATCCTGGGCGGGGAAACCCCGGACTGA
- a CDS encoding ThiF family adenylyltransferase, producing the protein MRINPGLQVLSLMEGVVQIGTGQRARWITGLSAAEKRFVLSLGNDGQGTAAPVDPTQDRPKGQPREQGPDATRRSEILAMLAPVLLDTPARTAPGARPGSGHGLGHGLGARLVPDVRQWSAAYQMDAAEVLERRAGARVAVQGCGRMGQLLAHILAAAGVGSLMLSDAASMDAGDLGAGTTGIGSVGTPRARATARALAPLYPHLVVAETGQRSPDAPPLDMAVVISGGMLPPLESLATDAAVLPVLFTDSGMNLGPLCLPGLTMCERCVWEQCDPTLRLLADAGIGARVPGLRPEASLAAVAAGMAAMQVLMVLDRINIPSAAGSMLVCDLPTGSTTMVPAKTRPRCNCLDSLAA; encoded by the coding sequence ATGAGGATCAACCCGGGCTTGCAGGTACTCAGCCTAATGGAGGGCGTGGTGCAAATCGGCACCGGGCAGCGCGCCCGGTGGATAACCGGCCTGAGCGCGGCCGAAAAGCGGTTCGTGCTCTCCCTGGGCAACGACGGGCAAGGCACCGCGGCACCCGTGGACCCGACGCAGGACCGGCCCAAGGGCCAGCCGAGGGAGCAGGGGCCCGATGCCACCCGGCGCAGCGAGATCCTGGCGATGCTGGCGCCGGTGCTGTTGGACACCCCCGCCCGGACCGCCCCCGGAGCCCGGCCGGGATCCGGCCACGGACTCGGCCACGGACTCGGCGCGCGGCTGGTGCCCGATGTGCGGCAGTGGAGCGCGGCCTACCAGATGGACGCGGCCGAGGTGCTCGAACGCCGGGCCGGTGCCCGGGTCGCGGTGCAGGGATGCGGGAGGATGGGCCAGCTGTTGGCGCACATCCTGGCCGCGGCGGGCGTCGGTTCGCTGATGCTCAGCGATGCGGCGTCGATGGATGCCGGGGACCTGGGCGCCGGGACCACCGGAATCGGCAGCGTCGGCACCCCGCGGGCCCGCGCCACGGCCCGGGCGCTGGCGCCCCTGTACCCGCACCTGGTGGTGGCCGAGACAGGGCAGCGGAGCCCCGATGCCCCGCCGCTGGACATGGCGGTGGTGATCTCCGGCGGCATGCTCCCGCCGCTGGAATCGCTGGCCACGGATGCCGCGGTGTTGCCGGTGCTGTTCACCGATTCGGGGATGAACCTGGGCCCGCTGTGCCTTCCGGGGTTGACCATGTGCGAGCGCTGCGTGTGGGAGCAGTGCGATCCGACGCTGCGGCTGCTCGCCGATGCCGGCATTGGCGCGCGGGTCCCGGGGTTGCGCCCGGAGGCGTCGCTGGCCGCCGTTGCCGCGGGGATGGCAGCGATGCAGGTGCTGATGGTGCTGGACCGCATCAACATCCCCTCCGCCGCCGGCTCGATGCTCGTGTGCGACCTGCCCACCGGGTCCACCACCATGGTTCCGGCCAAGACCCGGCCGCGCTGCAACTGCCTGGACTCGCTGGCCGCCTGA
- a CDS encoding M48 family metallopeptidase: MRTQPSTIEYVDETGTPIRVVRSARRKKTISGAWKQDTMVVSVPAGLTEHAERMLVADMVKKVMRKVARGTGTDPDALLLARAHAMDAALFGRLAAPASVRWVSNQNSRWGSASLQTRRIRLSDRLRSMPQWVQDYVLAHELAHLVEPRDGHGPRFKAALSRYPRVHDANIFLSGASHGFHAAKNAAAQPAQLLDTDDDFDDFGDLDELGGFGGPGAPEGIGAGVHGGETEDPYRLFG, encoded by the coding sequence ATGCGCACCCAACCATCCACCATCGAATACGTGGACGAGACGGGCACCCCCATTCGCGTGGTGCGTTCGGCCAGGCGCAAGAAGACGATCTCCGGGGCGTGGAAGCAGGACACCATGGTGGTGTCCGTGCCCGCGGGGCTCACCGAGCACGCCGAGCGCATGCTGGTGGCGGACATGGTCAAGAAGGTCATGCGCAAGGTCGCCCGCGGCACCGGGACGGACCCCGATGCCCTGCTGCTGGCCCGGGCGCACGCCATGGATGCGGCGCTTTTCGGACGCCTGGCCGCACCGGCCTCGGTGCGCTGGGTCTCGAACCAGAACTCGCGCTGGGGTTCGGCCAGCCTCCAGACCCGGCGGATCCGGCTCTCGGACCGGCTCAGGTCGATGCCGCAGTGGGTGCAGGACTACGTGCTGGCCCACGAACTGGCCCACCTGGTGGAGCCGCGCGACGGCCACGGCCCGCGGTTCAAGGCCGCCTTGTCGCGCTACCCGCGGGTGCACGATGCCAACATCTTCCTGTCCGGGGCCAGCCACGGCTTCCACGCGGCCAAGAATGCCGCGGCGCAGCCGGCACAGCTGTTGGACACGGACGACGATTTCGACGACTTCGGGGACCTCGACGAGCTCGGCGGCTTTGGTGGCCCCGGAGCCCCGGAGGGTATCGGCGCCGGTGTCCACGGCGGGGAAACGGAAGATCCATACCGGTTGTTCGGCTGA
- a CDS encoding zinc-dependent metalloprotease yields MAENPPSNRPDDSGNDDENPKDPFSEMFGSLFGGAGGFDPKNLPEGLGEAMGLSNNPEAMAQMMAQAQAMMAAMSQGGSGPVNWKMATDAARQAIAKDDPSISASRAAAVASAARLAEMWLDAATVFEADGSECRAFSRAEWVEKTMPVWKSLTTPVAESVGKAITSALSEQIPEQMRPMMGGAQGMLQSLGGTMFGMQLGTAVGGLAKDVLGATDIGLPLAGSTPALVPTNLAAFGEGLEVPEQEILLFAALRECAHARLFNRVPWLRSTVISAVEAYARGIHIDMSRIEEAVRDIDPSNPESFQSLMGEGLFMPKRTDAQETALAKLELVLALIEGWVDEVVAAAAVNLPQATRLRETIRRRRATGGPAENAFASLVGLELRPRRLREAAALWAHLLTERGQEGRDAVWAHPDLLPTEEDLLDPTGFTSRRELAAADMDDIDAALSKLLDGGFDEPAGDETGDADGTGETDGTGETDKGPEADNPTDGSTDK; encoded by the coding sequence ATGGCTGAGAATCCCCCATCAAACCGACCCGACGACTCCGGCAACGACGACGAGAACCCGAAGGATCCGTTCTCCGAGATGTTCGGCTCGCTCTTTGGCGGTGCCGGCGGATTCGACCCGAAGAACCTTCCCGAGGGCCTGGGCGAGGCCATGGGCCTGTCCAACAACCCCGAGGCCATGGCGCAGATGATGGCGCAGGCCCAGGCCATGATGGCCGCCATGTCCCAGGGCGGCTCCGGCCCGGTGAACTGGAAGATGGCCACCGACGCGGCGCGCCAGGCCATCGCCAAGGACGACCCCTCGATTTCCGCTTCCCGCGCCGCCGCGGTGGCATCCGCCGCACGGCTGGCCGAGATGTGGCTCGATGCCGCCACCGTGTTCGAGGCCGACGGCAGCGAATGCCGCGCCTTCTCCCGCGCCGAGTGGGTCGAAAAGACCATGCCGGTGTGGAAGTCGCTGACCACGCCGGTCGCCGAGTCCGTCGGCAAGGCCATCACCTCCGCGCTGTCCGAGCAGATCCCCGAGCAGATGCGCCCCATGATGGGCGGGGCGCAGGGCATGCTCCAGTCCCTGGGCGGCACCATGTTCGGCATGCAGCTGGGCACGGCCGTCGGCGGCCTGGCCAAGGACGTGCTGGGCGCCACCGACATCGGGCTTCCGCTGGCCGGCTCCACCCCCGCGCTGGTGCCGACCAACCTCGCCGCGTTCGGCGAGGGCCTGGAGGTTCCCGAACAGGAGATCCTGCTTTTCGCCGCGCTGCGCGAATGCGCCCACGCCCGCTTGTTCAACCGCGTGCCGTGGCTGCGCTCCACGGTGATTTCCGCCGTGGAGGCCTACGCCCGCGGCATCCACATCGACATGTCGCGCATCGAGGAAGCAGTGCGGGACATCGACCCGAGCAATCCCGAGTCCTTCCAGTCGCTGATGGGCGAGGGGCTGTTCATGCCCAAGCGCACCGACGCGCAGGAAACCGCGCTGGCCAAGCTCGAGCTGGTGCTTGCACTGATCGAGGGCTGGGTCGACGAGGTCGTGGCGGCCGCCGCGGTGAACCTGCCCCAGGCAACCCGGCTGCGCGAAACCATCCGGCGCCGCCGGGCCACCGGCGGACCGGCGGAGAACGCGTTCGCCTCGCTGGTGGGACTCGAGCTGCGCCCGCGGCGCCTGCGCGAGGCGGCGGCCCTTTGGGCGCACCTTTTGACCGAGCGCGGCCAGGAGGGTCGCGACGCCGTGTGGGCGCACCCCGACCTGCTGCCGACCGAAGAGGACTTGTTGGACCCCACGGGGTTCACCTCGCGCCGCGAGTTGGCCGCGGCCGACATGGATGACATCGACGCCGCGCTGAGCAAGCTGCTCGACGGCGGGTTCGACGAGCCTGCGGGCGACGAGACCGGCGATGCCGACGGAACCGGCGAAACCGACGGAACCGGCGAAACCGACAAGGGTCCGGAAGCGGACAACCCCACGGACGGCTCCACGGACAAGTAG
- a CDS encoding YlbL family protein, giving the protein MPAAHEGAGDRAGRNTGGTEGTHPGPDGADHAPLLHRWPEPEPGTARMRRNRAVAGWITMVLIAAATLLPTHFVVESAGPALNTIGSVEGTKLLSITGKKTYPTSGELDMTTIYSPGGGQHRLPFFTVLWGWANPDEDVLPEELVVPRGITSTEKSEQNTLSMDDSQQLSTAAALTELDIEFTSHLGVVGFATQQNSGVLKISDRLETINGRQVTDLDTLKKQLNAAGAKPSVLGIVRDGKQQEVTVSTTEGPGGQRQLGILLSGSFDFPLEVKFGLENVGGPSAGMMFALAIVDQLTAGEMTGGKHFAGTGTITADGAVGPIGGIAQKLVGARDQGARYFLAPAENCPDVVGRIPAGLDVIKVATLSEARAAVEGIGAGKDPASFPGCG; this is encoded by the coding sequence GTGCCAGCAGCGCATGAAGGAGCCGGGGACCGGGCCGGCCGGAACACCGGGGGGACCGAAGGAACGCACCCGGGCCCGGACGGCGCCGACCACGCCCCGCTGCTGCACCGGTGGCCGGAACCGGAACCCGGGACGGCACGGATGCGGCGCAACCGCGCGGTCGCCGGCTGGATCACGATGGTGCTGATCGCGGCCGCGACGCTGCTGCCGACCCACTTCGTGGTCGAATCCGCAGGCCCGGCGCTGAACACCATCGGGTCCGTCGAGGGGACCAAGCTCCTGAGCATCACCGGCAAGAAGACCTACCCCACCTCCGGCGAGCTGGACATGACCACCATCTACAGCCCCGGGGGCGGGCAGCACCGACTGCCGTTCTTCACCGTGCTCTGGGGGTGGGCCAACCCGGACGAGGACGTTCTTCCGGAGGAGTTGGTGGTACCGCGGGGCATCACCAGCACCGAAAAAAGCGAACAGAACACCCTGTCGATGGACGACTCGCAGCAGCTCTCCACCGCCGCGGCACTCACCGAGCTGGACATCGAGTTCACCAGCCACCTGGGCGTCGTGGGCTTCGCGACCCAGCAGAATTCCGGCGTCCTGAAGATTTCCGACCGACTCGAAACCATCAACGGGCGGCAGGTCACCGACCTGGACACGCTCAAGAAGCAGCTCAACGCCGCCGGCGCGAAGCCAAGCGTCCTGGGGATCGTGCGCGACGGGAAGCAGCAGGAGGTCACGGTGTCCACCACCGAGGGGCCCGGGGGCCAACGCCAGCTGGGCATCCTGCTCTCGGGCAGCTTCGACTTCCCGCTTGAGGTGAAGTTCGGGCTGGAAAACGTCGGCGGGCCCAGCGCCGGAATGATGTTTGCCCTGGCCATCGTCGACCAGCTCACCGCCGGGGAGATGACCGGGGGCAAGCACTTCGCCGGAACCGGGACAATCACCGCCGACGGGGCCGTCGGGCCCATTGGCGGCATCGCGCAGAAGCTCGTCGGCGCCCGGGACCAGGGCGCGAGATACTTCCTGGCCCCGGCGGAGAACTGCCCCGATGTGGTGGGCAGGATCCCCGCGGGGCTCGATGTCATCAAGGTGGCCACGCTCTCCGAGGCGCGCGCTGCGGTCGAGGGGATCGGCGCGGGCAAGGACCCGGCGTCCTTCCCCGGCTGCGGCTAG